The proteins below are encoded in one region of Paenibacillus albus:
- a CDS encoding YkvI family membrane protein: MKRTSKVLQIAFTYMGTIVGAGFATGQEILQFFTRFGFPGAITIIMATLMFIWLGAKMMLIASDIRAKSYEDVNKVLFGDRYGRWVSHFMLLMLFGVCAVMLAGAGSIFSENWNISYQSGLLITIFGCFLLLRKGMNAILAVNAIVVPIMLLFTVLIIIDTVQTPGSDRWLILSSDHSLFTIWASPFLYAAFNLSMAQAVLVPLGAEMRDRKTIIYGSWVGGIGIGFMLIAGHVALSVYMPGIQQFAIPMGGIARELGHGVQWIYIFLIFAEIFTTLIADIYGLTLQLQERLKISRTLLTIISLACCYVASQIGFGPLLSTLYPLFGLISLGWLVLLIRQRPPAGDQS; the protein is encoded by the coding sequence AAGCGGACGAGCAAGGTACTACAAATTGCTTTTACGTATATGGGTACAATTGTTGGCGCTGGGTTTGCAACAGGCCAAGAAATATTGCAGTTTTTTACGAGATTCGGTTTCCCTGGTGCAATCACCATTATAATGGCGACCCTCATGTTTATCTGGCTTGGCGCCAAAATGATGCTTATTGCCAGCGATATCCGCGCCAAATCATATGAAGATGTCAATAAAGTGCTGTTCGGCGATCGGTACGGACGGTGGGTCAGCCATTTCATGCTGCTTATGCTGTTCGGCGTGTGCGCAGTCATGCTTGCTGGTGCAGGCTCTATATTCTCAGAGAACTGGAATATCTCCTATCAGTCCGGCCTGTTAATTACCATCTTCGGGTGCTTCCTGCTGCTTCGTAAAGGAATGAATGCTATTCTGGCTGTCAATGCCATCGTTGTACCTATAATGCTGCTGTTCACCGTGCTCATTATTATTGATACAGTGCAGACGCCGGGATCAGACAGATGGCTAATTTTAAGCAGTGATCATTCGCTGTTCACGATCTGGGCTTCACCGTTCTTGTACGCCGCGTTCAACCTCTCTATGGCACAAGCCGTACTCGTGCCGCTCGGGGCGGAAATGCGTGACCGGAAAACAATTATATACGGCTCCTGGGTTGGCGGCATTGGCATTGGCTTCATGCTAATCGCGGGCCATGTTGCCTTATCCGTTTATATGCCTGGTATTCAGCAATTCGCCATCCCTATGGGAGGCATTGCTCGCGAGCTCGGTCATGGCGTTCAATGGATTTATATTTTTCTGATATTCGCCGAGATCTTCACGACGCTCATCGCCGACATCTATGGCCTGACGCTCCAGCTTCAGGAGCGGCTTAAGATCTCTCGAACGCTGCTCACGATCATCAGTCTCGCCTGCTGCTATGTCGCCAGTCAAATTGGCTTTGGACCTCTGCTCTCGACGCTTTACCCGCTGTTCGGGCTAATCAGCCTAGGTTGGCTGGTGCTGCTTATTCGGCAGCGGCCGCCGGCTGGGGATCAGAGCTAG
- a CDS encoding AAA family ATPase has protein sequence MKLTGLHIDGFGKLSDRAYLLNAPVTIVYGPNEAGKSTIMGFIRSMLFGFASKGNPAERLEPVNGGRHGGRLFFENAAGVRYVLERYGEASSKINIRIEQNEDIHSHDVRPSLGAEVLTQQQWERMFLGGVNERLFRELFAITLSELQAIGMLEGDELGKQLYHAGWNGGGAIAKTEKLLTAQQDSLYRPRGSTQQMNKLVKSLEETEAQLRQLEDGIAAYNALSEELSGAEAELDQVDRRLPLMREREHLLVRACELQEDWIERLALLREQEAIGNLHPRLAVDARTRWEVIAAELYRVQQELEQAKALAERQRRDYGALTLDEELLLRRTEIESLMLSAESMNAARQSLVELTAEAREDIEAVRRLIAQISPEWSEASLRLFQSGVAEREAVRAFRAALQEREKAVSQANAELRAAAVQLKEAEALLIEQDAGGGETVRGLGIELLPQTLEALRSASRQFEEAWHELELAQVRAQAGSVAAGRRHVPDAVFWAASGVLAAGAGLLAAAGWPAAAAAAGALAAALAAPPLLRLAQRQPRAAAAGARAVAAAPGRGGRAQRGRAPAPAAAAMAAAVHAQPLAAAQRRVAAALQQLAREAEPLLHGLLAASAAPPQALAAAHGEAAAAAQGYGAAAGSAPLLSRLRAAIDARQDELRASASTAERRQELARRQARLRAQHEASTAAAEHAAEEADTIAAKWRDWLTARALHAELSPEAALETYDLAEQAQLRLQAYDRAASKTARIEQQLADFEQAVFGLSEAFPEVCYRAHGDAAAALRMLQAELDKQSLLARQKSELKRQLADQELLLAQHSKHAQELENKQQQWFQAAQAENELEWLDALERSERLAAIETALFKLDAQLTAGLTAAQREQLESWYSTYDASQLDRMKAEAGADLTRGEARNAALLDQIGRMRQRMEQLLQNSDRQRLTMEREQATATLEQLIDRYAILSFSMAMIRRTKRVMEEQRQPAVLREASRLMSIMSCGKYKRIWLHEEKQAISLETEDSRIVESMYLSRGTAEQLYLAMRLALAEEASSSSGSLPLILDDPLVNFDYGRLMGSAAVLRELAERRQIILFTCHDHMREALQNAIPDAAIIELIS, from the coding sequence ATGAAGTTGACGGGCCTGCATATTGATGGCTTCGGCAAGCTTAGCGACCGAGCCTACCTCTTGAATGCTCCAGTTACGATTGTCTACGGGCCGAATGAAGCGGGAAAAAGCACGATAATGGGCTTTATTCGCTCCATGCTGTTCGGCTTTGCGAGCAAAGGAAATCCGGCAGAACGGCTGGAGCCCGTGAACGGTGGTCGTCATGGCGGGAGATTGTTTTTTGAAAATGCTGCAGGAGTTCGTTACGTGCTTGAGCGTTATGGAGAGGCATCCAGCAAAATCAATATCAGAATTGAGCAAAATGAAGACATACATAGCCATGATGTCAGACCATCGCTTGGAGCGGAAGTACTTACACAGCAGCAATGGGAGCGGATGTTCCTTGGCGGAGTCAATGAGCGCTTATTCCGCGAGCTGTTCGCCATCACCCTATCAGAGCTGCAGGCGATTGGAATGCTTGAAGGGGACGAGCTTGGTAAGCAGCTGTATCATGCCGGGTGGAATGGCGGCGGTGCCATTGCAAAGACGGAGAAGCTGCTAACTGCGCAGCAAGATAGTCTGTATAGGCCTCGGGGCAGTACGCAGCAGATGAATAAGCTCGTGAAATCGCTCGAAGAGACGGAAGCGCAGCTGAGACAGCTCGAGGATGGAATTGCTGCATACAATGCGTTATCCGAGGAGTTGTCCGGTGCGGAAGCGGAGCTCGATCAGGTGGATCGCCGGCTGCCATTGATGCGCGAGCGAGAGCATCTGCTTGTGCGAGCTTGCGAGCTGCAGGAGGATTGGATTGAGCGACTGGCGCTGCTTCGTGAGCAGGAGGCAATAGGAAATTTGCATCCAAGGCTTGCTGTGGATGCGCGTACTCGCTGGGAAGTGATTGCGGCAGAGCTTTATCGCGTGCAGCAGGAGCTGGAGCAAGCAAAGGCGCTTGCGGAGCGACAACGGCGAGATTACGGCGCACTCACTCTTGATGAAGAGCTGCTATTAAGAAGAACTGAAATTGAGTCGCTTATGCTGTCAGCGGAATCTATGAACGCAGCACGTCAGTCGCTTGTTGAGCTGACCGCAGAAGCGAGAGAAGATATTGAAGCCGTACGCCGGTTAATTGCTCAGATTTCGCCGGAATGGAGCGAAGCCTCACTGCGCTTGTTTCAGTCCGGAGTAGCGGAGCGGGAAGCGGTTCGGGCCTTTCGCGCTGCGTTGCAGGAGCGGGAGAAAGCGGTCAGTCAAGCTAACGCGGAGCTTCGTGCTGCTGCCGTGCAGCTGAAGGAAGCGGAAGCTCTGTTAATCGAACAGGATGCCGGTGGCGGGGAAACGGTTCGAGGGCTAGGGATTGAGCTGCTTCCTCAGACGCTGGAGGCGCTGCGAAGCGCATCCAGACAATTCGAGGAAGCATGGCATGAGCTTGAGCTTGCGCAGGTTCGCGCTCAAGCGGGTTCGGTTGCGGCGGGGCGTCGGCACGTGCCTGACGCCGTATTTTGGGCTGCCAGCGGGGTTCTGGCCGCTGGCGCTGGTTTGTTGGCCGCGGCAGGCTGGCCTGCCGCGGCAGCAGCCGCCGGTGCGCTGGCGGCTGCGCTGGCGGCACCGCCGCTGCTGCGCCTCGCGCAGCGGCAGCCGCGAGCCGCGGCCGCAGGCGCGCGCGCTGTAGCAGCGGCGCCGGGCCGCGGCGGCCGTGCGCAGCGCGGGCGTGCGCCAGCGCCAGCGGCGGCAGCGATGGCGGCTGCGGTGCATGCGCAGCCGCTTGCAGCCGCGCAGCGGCGCGTCGCGGCCGCGCTGCAGCAGCTCGCGCGCGAAGCCGAGCCGCTGCTGCACGGCCTGCTCGCGGCGAGCGCAGCGCCGCCGCAGGCGCTTGCCGCGGCGCACGGCGAAGCTGCCGCCGCAGCGCAAGGCTATGGCGCCGCCGCAGGCTCGGCGCCGCTGCTCTCGCGCCTGCGCGCTGCGATCGACGCGCGGCAAGACGAGCTGCGCGCGAGCGCCAGCACCGCGGAGCGCCGCCAAGAGCTTGCACGCAGGCAAGCACGGCTGCGCGCGCAGCATGAAGCTTCAACGGCCGCGGCTGAGCATGCGGCCGAAGAGGCGGACACAATCGCGGCAAAGTGGCGCGATTGGCTAACGGCAAGGGCGCTTCACGCGGAGCTATCGCCGGAAGCCGCCCTTGAAACATACGATCTCGCTGAGCAGGCGCAGCTTCGATTACAAGCCTATGACCGCGCTGCAAGCAAAACGGCGCGGATCGAACAGCAGCTTGCTGATTTCGAGCAAGCCGTCTTCGGACTGTCCGAAGCATTCCCTGAAGTCTGTTATCGAGCGCACGGCGATGCCGCAGCGGCTCTTCGAATGCTTCAGGCAGAGCTGGACAAGCAAAGCTTGCTTGCGCGGCAGAAGAGCGAGCTGAAACGTCAGCTGGCTGATCAGGAGCTGCTGCTAGCACAGCATAGCAAGCATGCGCAGGAACTTGAGAATAAACAGCAGCAATGGTTTCAAGCTGCACAGGCTGAGAATGAACTGGAATGGCTCGATGCGCTGGAGCGCTCAGAACGGCTCGCGGCGATTGAGACCGCACTGTTTAAGCTGGATGCCCAGTTGACAGCCGGTTTAACAGCTGCGCAGCGAGAGCAGCTTGAGAGCTGGTATTCGACTTATGATGCCAGTCAGCTTGATCGGATGAAGGCAGAAGCTGGAGCGGATTTGACACGGGGCGAGGCGCGAAATGCAGCGCTGCTGGATCAGATTGGACGCATGCGGCAGCGCATGGAGCAGCTTCTTCAGAACAGCGACAGACAGCGCTTGACGATGGAACGCGAGCAGGCAACTGCAACACTCGAGCAGCTCATTGATCGCTATGCCATACTATCCTTCAGCATGGCGATGATTCGCCGTACGAAGCGAGTGATGGAGGAGCAGCGACAGCCGGCGGTTCTACGCGAAGCGTCGAGACTGATGAGCATCATGTCTTGCGGCAAGTACAAACGGATTTGGCTGCATGAAGAGAAACAGGCTATCTCCCTGGAAACGGAAGACAGCCGGATCGTTGAAAGTATGTATTTGAGCAGAGGGACTGCTGAACAGCTATATCTCGCCATGCGGCTCGCACTTGCAGAAGAGGCTTCAAGCTCTTCAGGCTCATTACCGCTGATTCTCGATGATCCACTCGTCAATTTTGATTACGGACGGTTGATGGGATCGGCTGCTGTTCTCAGGGAGCTGGCCGAGCGAAGGCAAATCATTCTTTTCACCTGCCATGACCATATGAGGGAAGCATTGCAAAACGCAATCCCAGATGCAGCAATCATCGAGCTTATCTCATAG
- a CDS encoding metallophosphoesterase family protein — protein MGVSFRFMHAADLHVDSPFRGLTDAPAYVREALQMSTFQAVRNLVDTALSEAVDFIVIAGDLYDSADRSLRAQLYLQREWQRLHANGVQLFVIHGNHDPLSGQRAKLEWPESVHFFGTDKVDKAAAYTRSGELAAYVHGISYGTRSVMDNLASKYHADHESGVYQIAMLHGNVDGQQGHDPYAPCSLAELAGSGFHYWALGHIHQREVLHAFPHVVYSGNTQGRHSKETGAKGAYIVDVSASYDTELKFMPLDTVRWENAVIEIDGIESEQALLGLLEQVIASVAASCERRHCMLRLILQGRGPLHHLLSEASFLQELLHGIRVRISDLHESHDEAAEPWCWVYQIEAASGAELDYEVLAREDSFTGELIRSSLIVEADEAALGELASEALQSLYANARLRKLVRQMQGERSLQWLASARELAAGLLIEDSHLRKADKQAESGLEGGDKA, from the coding sequence ATGGGGGTTTCATTTCGATTCATGCATGCAGCTGATTTGCATGTCGACAGTCCGTTTCGCGGGTTGACGGATGCTCCAGCCTATGTGCGAGAAGCGCTCCAAATGTCCACCTTTCAGGCCGTTCGAAATTTAGTGGATACGGCGCTGTCGGAAGCGGTAGATTTCATCGTCATTGCGGGCGATCTCTACGATTCGGCAGACCGCTCGCTGCGTGCGCAATTGTATTTGCAGCGGGAATGGCAGAGGCTGCACGCCAACGGTGTGCAGCTTTTTGTCATTCATGGCAACCATGACCCGCTGTCCGGACAAAGAGCGAAGTTAGAGTGGCCAGAGTCCGTACATTTCTTCGGCACCGACAAGGTGGATAAAGCAGCTGCGTATACGAGGTCAGGGGAGCTTGCCGCATATGTACACGGGATCTCCTATGGCACAAGATCCGTCATGGATAATTTGGCTTCAAAGTATCACGCAGACCATGAAAGCGGCGTCTACCAGATCGCTATGCTGCATGGCAATGTAGACGGGCAGCAAGGTCATGATCCCTATGCGCCGTGCAGCTTAGCTGAGCTTGCCGGTTCGGGGTTCCACTATTGGGCGCTCGGACATATTCATCAGCGAGAGGTGCTGCATGCTTTTCCGCATGTCGTTTATTCGGGCAATACACAAGGCAGACACTCGAAGGAGACCGGTGCAAAAGGGGCCTATATCGTCGATGTGTCCGCTTCTTATGATACGGAGCTTAAGTTCATGCCGCTTGATACGGTTAGGTGGGAGAATGCTGTCATTGAAATCGATGGCATTGAATCGGAGCAAGCATTGCTAGGCTTGCTGGAACAAGTGATTGCGTCCGTTGCGGCTAGTTGCGAGCGTCGTCATTGTATGCTTAGACTGATCCTACAGGGCAGAGGGCCGCTGCATCACTTATTATCAGAGGCGAGCTTTTTGCAAGAGCTGCTTCATGGCATTCGGGTTCGGATCTCTGATTTGCATGAATCGCATGACGAAGCTGCCGAGCCGTGGTGCTGGGTTTATCAGATCGAGGCGGCGTCAGGCGCTGAGCTTGATTATGAGGTGCTTGCGAGAGAAGACAGCTTCACGGGCGAGTTGATCCGCAGCAGCTTGATTGTAGAAGCGGATGAAGCCGCGCTGGGAGAATTGGCGAGCGAAGCGCTTCAGTCCCTATATGCGAATGCAAGGCTGCGCAAGCTCGTCCGTCAGATGCAGGGAGAGCGTTCTCTTCAATGGCTCGCGAGTGCAAGAGAGCTTGCAGCCGGATTGCTGATTGAGGATTCGCATCTGAGGAAAGCGGATAAACAAGCAGAATCGGGGCTGGAAGGGGGAGATAAGGCATGA
- a CDS encoding glycosyltransferase family 4 protein → MNILQALFFPPEQPGGVSSMVPYIQERFNKLGWQMELFSLPKRVRGKGQEPVTFDTFDISIYEGNPIIDKYLQTYRDYVWWTKLRLNKNYDLIHAHHPIPALVMKQLFPDTPLVMTIHSSYERELILNGKIIEGGLEHKFLTSIYREIESKADRILTASESFRNYMRPYVKDADRIVVIPNGFDEKRFKPISHENAVVQLITVCRLVPAKGLDILLHACAQLKERGQPFVLHIIGDGPIRPELELLAQQLNLYDDIIFYGYMLHPEEFMPFFDVFVLPSRAEAFGSVFAEAALCWLALIGTNVGGIAEQIDDGINGLLVEPENPTALANALEKVVSDPDFRYNMARAAWNKAKRAYSLQRVIAQLKQVYTEIKPDPEEADADSEVDTEELE, encoded by the coding sequence ATGAATATTTTGCAGGCATTGTTTTTTCCACCGGAGCAACCGGGCGGCGTGTCCTCAATGGTTCCTTATATTCAAGAGCGTTTCAATAAGCTCGGCTGGCAGATGGAGCTGTTCTCGCTGCCGAAACGAGTTCGCGGCAAAGGTCAGGAACCAGTTACATTCGATACATTCGATATAAGCATTTACGAGGGAAATCCTATCATTGATAAATATTTGCAAACCTATCGCGACTACGTTTGGTGGACGAAGCTGCGGCTGAACAAGAACTATGATCTCATTCATGCCCATCATCCGATTCCGGCGCTTGTCATGAAGCAGCTGTTCCCGGATACACCGCTGGTGATGACGATCCACTCCAGCTATGAGCGGGAGCTTATTCTGAATGGCAAAATCATCGAGGGCGGCTTGGAGCATAAGTTCCTCACCTCGATTTATCGCGAGATTGAATCGAAGGCTGATCGGATTCTGACGGCTTCGGAGTCGTTCCGCAATTATATGCGCCCTTATGTGAAGGATGCAGACCGGATCGTGGTTATCCCGAACGGTTTCGACGAGAAGCGTTTTAAGCCGATTTCCCATGAAAATGCCGTCGTGCAGCTTATAACGGTCTGCCGGCTCGTTCCAGCGAAGGGGCTTGATATTCTGCTTCATGCATGCGCGCAGCTGAAGGAGCGCGGTCAGCCGTTTGTCCTCCATATTATCGGTGACGGGCCAATACGACCGGAGCTCGAGCTATTGGCGCAGCAGCTGAATTTGTATGACGATATTATTTTTTACGGTTACATGCTGCATCCGGAAGAGTTCATGCCGTTCTTCGATGTCTTCGTGCTCCCTTCCCGAGCAGAGGCATTCGGATCGGTGTTTGCAGAGGCAGCGCTCTGCTGGCTGGCGCTTATTGGTACGAATGTCGGAGGTATTGCCGAGCAGATCGATGACGGCATCAACGGCCTCCTGGTCGAGCCGGAGAATCCGACCGCGCTTGCGAATGCGCTGGAGAAAGTGGTATCGGATCCGGATTTCCGTTATAACATGGCAAGAGCGGCTTGGAATAAAGCGAAGAGAGCTTACTCCCTGCAGCGCGTAATCGCTCAGCTGAAGCAAGTGTATACGGAAATCAAACCAGATCCAGAAGAAGCAGATGCAGATTCAGAAGTGGATACGGAAGAATTGGAATAG
- a CDS encoding GGDEF domain-containing protein gives MTFVNWLAGQAGQTFTSACVMTILVLMLFMTMKLYKSYRRNRTHLLLIIVLPLVIIQNGVLISLSVSDWSASPYLHIGYTFVSLLSFIIINFVFMKLYTGPAARLKGMPFFLMMIGLVLVTAAQIAYKPEMLSNPIAAGGVDLLALDFYGLILNFAILLNLRGIDQRFNYSASLIVYFIYQLSAMADSYVFHGDKPILVIFIHLLPIVYYTLLFLLLFEWVLERLMMTFQSSITDGLTSLYNRRHFNKKAEQLLREMNRIAIIFCDIDNFKKLNDTQGHHKADGVLKQVADIIKEETAGIGTAGRYGGEELLGLVAAPSVKSEDVAEAIRSRVEKETMVTISVGVSVSREGTTIAELVKQADEAMYQSKTTGKNKVTLHPSAQKRSRSEGEGSKRSKQA, from the coding sequence ATGACATTTGTTAATTGGCTCGCCGGACAAGCCGGACAAACCTTCACATCCGCATGCGTGATGACGATTCTCGTGCTCATGCTCTTCATGACGATGAAGCTGTACAAGAGCTACCGCCGAAACCGGACGCATCTTCTGCTCATCATCGTACTTCCACTAGTCATTATCCAGAACGGCGTGCTCATCAGCCTATCTGTTTCCGACTGGTCAGCCTCGCCATACTTACATATTGGGTACACGTTTGTCAGCTTACTCTCTTTTATCATTATAAACTTTGTTTTCATGAAATTATATACCGGTCCGGCCGCAAGATTGAAGGGCATGCCCTTCTTCTTGATGATGATCGGCCTCGTACTGGTTACCGCCGCTCAAATCGCGTATAAGCCCGAGATGCTGAGCAATCCGATCGCGGCCGGCGGAGTTGATCTGCTCGCGCTTGATTTCTACGGACTGATTCTTAACTTTGCTATTCTGCTCAATCTGCGCGGCATCGATCAGCGATTCAATTATTCCGCCAGCTTAATCGTTTACTTCATTTATCAGCTGTCAGCTATGGCAGACAGCTATGTATTCCATGGAGACAAGCCCATCCTGGTCATCTTCATTCATTTGCTGCCTATCGTCTATTATACGCTCCTCTTTCTGCTCTTGTTCGAATGGGTGCTCGAACGGCTTATGATGACGTTCCAGTCTTCCATTACGGACGGCTTGACCAGCTTGTATAACCGGCGGCATTTCAATAAGAAAGCGGAGCAGCTGCTGCGCGAGATGAATCGGATCGCCATCATCTTCTGCGATATCGATAATTTCAAGAAGCTGAACGACACGCAGGGCCATCATAAAGCGGACGGCGTGCTGAAACAAGTCGCCGATATTATTAAAGAAGAGACAGCAGGCATCGGCACGGCAGGACGATACGGAGGCGAGGAACTGTTAGGCCTCGTCGCAGCGCCAAGCGTCAAGTCGGAGGATGTGGCGGAAGCCATCCGGAGCCGCGTCGAGAAAGAAACGATGGTAACGATCAGCGTCGGGGTCAGCGTTTCACGCGAAGGTACAACAATTGCCGAGCTCGTCAAGCAAGCGGATGAAGCGATGTACCAGTCCAAGACGACCGGCAAGAACAAGGTGACCCTGCATCCTTCCGCGCAGAAGCGCTCCCGCTCGGAAGGCGAAGGGTCGAAGCGCAGCAAGCAAGCTTAG
- the queC gene encoding 7-cyano-7-deazaguanine synthase QueC: MKKAVVILSGGLDSTTCMGYAKEVGYELYPITFNYGQRHKIELNNARAVAEHYGVSDRFRLVELGFLRDFGGSALTDDSIDVPMVGADPVPDEVGEIPVTYVPGRNLLFLSIATSFAETVGAEAIYIGVNALDYSGYPDCRPEFIAKVEEVIAVATKVGVEGKAISIETPLIHLTKADIVKEGTRMGVPYHLTTSCYNGEPEACGECDSCRLRLKGFAEAGMKDPIPYK, encoded by the coding sequence ATGAAAAAAGCAGTCGTTATTCTAAGCGGCGGTTTGGATAGTACAACTTGCATGGGATATGCGAAGGAAGTGGGCTATGAGCTGTATCCGATCACGTTCAACTATGGCCAGCGCCATAAGATTGAATTGAACAATGCGCGTGCGGTTGCGGAGCATTATGGCGTGAGCGACCGGTTCAGACTGGTGGAGCTTGGCTTCCTGCGTGATTTTGGCGGCAGCGCGTTGACCGATGACAGCATTGACGTACCGATGGTCGGTGCAGATCCAGTGCCGGACGAAGTTGGTGAAATTCCGGTTACGTATGTACCTGGACGGAACCTGCTGTTCCTCTCCATTGCAACATCGTTCGCGGAGACAGTAGGAGCAGAAGCGATCTATATCGGCGTGAACGCTCTTGACTACAGCGGCTATCCGGACTGTCGTCCAGAGTTTATTGCGAAGGTGGAAGAAGTTATCGCGGTCGCAACGAAAGTCGGCGTTGAAGGCAAGGCAATTTCGATTGAGACACCGCTTATCCATTTGACTAAAGCGGATATTGTCAAAGAAGGTACACGAATGGGCGTTCCTTACCATCTGACAACATCCTGCTACAACGGCGAGCCGGAAGCTTGCGGCGAATGCGACAGCTGCAGACTGCGCTTGAAAGGCTTTGCTGAAGCGGGGATGAAGGATCCGATTCCTTATAAATAA
- a CDS encoding 7-carboxy-7-deazaguanine synthase QueE has protein sequence MSMQVNAAEQEKRSVRLPMVEIFETVEGEGTRAGFPTVFVRLFGCNLRCVWCDTKYSYPPAEAESTMTIEDIVAEVTQKYKAEHICMTGGEPLLYGSRSGALLQALCDIERMKDVHVETNGAIDLAPFLRDITSPKARYIMDYKLPDSGENEAMIHENFALLREQDEVKFVIASDRDFDAAVETLAKYPTKALAMFSPVWESMPPARLVEKMLASGLTGVKLNMQLHKIIWDPAKRGV, from the coding sequence ATGAGCATGCAGGTTAACGCTGCTGAGCAAGAGAAGCGCTCCGTTCGTCTGCCAATGGTAGAAATCTTCGAAACGGTCGAAGGCGAAGGCACACGTGCCGGGTTCCCGACCGTTTTTGTACGTCTGTTCGGCTGCAACCTTCGCTGCGTCTGGTGCGATACGAAGTACAGCTATCCGCCGGCGGAAGCGGAATCTACGATGACCATCGAAGATATTGTTGCCGAAGTTACGCAGAAGTATAAAGCGGAGCATATTTGCATGACTGGCGGCGAGCCGCTCTTGTATGGCAGCCGTTCAGGCGCGCTGCTGCAGGCGCTATGCGATATTGAGCGCATGAAGGACGTGCATGTGGAGACGAACGGAGCGATCGATCTGGCACCGTTCCTTCGTGATATTACTTCGCCTAAAGCACGGTACATTATGGATTATAAGCTGCCGGATTCCGGCGAGAATGAAGCGATGATTCATGAGAACTTCGCCTTGCTGCGCGAGCAGGATGAAGTGAAGTTCGTCATCGCCAGCGACCGCGATTTCGATGCGGCAGTGGAGACGCTTGCGAAATATCCAACGAAGGCACTTGCGATGTTCAGTCCGGTATGGGAGTCGATGCCGCCGGCACGTCTTGTTGAGAAGATGCTCGCAAGCGGTCTTACAGGAGTAAAGCTGAACATGCAGCTGCACAAAATTATTTGGGATCCAGCTAAGAGAGGTGTGTAA
- the queD gene encoding 6-carboxytetrahydropterin synthase QueD — protein sequence MTYEIPKHTQQFGTDIEEHQLRYHNRRVLVSKEFTFDSAHHLHLYEGKCKSLHGHTYKLQTIMSGKTDKRGLTIDFADMKRIAKERVIDKLDHRYLNEVLPPMNTTAENMVVWIYEQIHEALVEEGHYPDIRIEEIRLWETPTSYAAVTRELMEADEHAG from the coding sequence GTGACTTACGAGATTCCGAAGCACACCCAGCAGTTCGGGACCGATATTGAGGAGCATCAGCTTCGTTATCATAATAGACGCGTGCTCGTATCAAAGGAATTTACATTTGACAGTGCGCATCATTTGCATTTATACGAAGGCAAGTGCAAGAGCTTGCATGGCCATACTTATAAACTACAAACGATTATGTCCGGGAAAACGGATAAACGCGGGTTAACGATTGATTTTGCCGATATGAAACGAATTGCCAAAGAGCGTGTCATCGACAAGCTGGACCATCGTTACTTGAACGAGGTACTGCCACCGATGAATACGACGGCTGAGAATATGGTCGTGTGGATTTACGAACAGATTCATGAGGCGCTCGTTGAGGAAGGCCACTACCCGGATATCCGAATCGAAGAGATTCGCCTATGGGAAACGCCAACCAGCTACGCGGCTGTCACTCGTGAATTGATGGAGGCGGATGAGCATGCAGGTTAA
- a CDS encoding PhzF family phenazine biosynthesis protein — protein sequence MNRPISIPIALIDAFTSHPFKGNPAAVCLLQEERDTAWMQSVASEMNQSETAFLIRREDDSYSLRWFTPTIEVDLCGHATLASAHYLWENGHLPRNSQARFHTLSGLLTADLSVEGIMLNFPAEQVTPVTAPEELIQGLGLIPRYVGKNRIDYLVEVDSEETVRTLKPDFAMLARVDARGVIVTSKAGSGSEYDFISRAFFPATGCDEDPVTGSAHCALAPYWQRRLRKDDFVAYQASARGGELELAIVGSRILISGKAVTVFNGHLFV from the coding sequence ATGAATCGACCAATTTCAATTCCGATTGCGCTAATTGATGCTTTTACAAGCCATCCGTTTAAAGGTAATCCGGCCGCGGTCTGCTTGCTTCAAGAGGAGCGGGACACGGCATGGATGCAAAGTGTTGCATCTGAAATGAATCAGTCGGAGACGGCGTTCCTCATTCGACGAGAGGACGATAGCTATTCGCTTCGCTGGTTCACGCCTACAATCGAGGTCGATCTATGCGGTCATGCGACGCTGGCGAGCGCGCATTACTTGTGGGAGAATGGGCATCTTCCTCGTAACAGCCAAGCGAGGTTTCATACACTCAGCGGCCTGCTGACTGCGGATCTCTCAGTGGAAGGCATTATGCTTAACTTCCCCGCGGAGCAAGTGACACCAGTGACAGCGCCGGAAGAGCTGATTCAAGGTCTAGGTCTCATTCCGAGATATGTAGGGAAGAACCGGATCGACTATCTCGTTGAGGTTGACAGTGAAGAGACGGTACGGACGTTGAAGCCGGATTTCGCCATGCTCGCTCGCGTGGATGCGCGCGGTGTTATCGTGACGAGTAAAGCTGGCAGTGGCAGCGAATATGACTTCATATCGCGTGCATTCTTCCCAGCGACCGGCTGCGATGAAGACCCGGTAACCGGCTCTGCGCATTGCGCGCTTGCGCCTTACTGGCAGCGGAGATTGCGCAAGGATGATTTTGTTGCGTACCAAGCTTCGGCAAGAGGCGGGGAGCTCGAGCTAGCAATTGTCGGCAGCCGTATTCTCATTTCTGGAAAAGCGGTAACTGTTTTTAATGGACATCTATTCGTGTAA